One stretch of Corallococcus exiguus DNA includes these proteins:
- a CDS encoding DUF58 domain-containing protein yields MSLGRPVPSGLAVALFAGALVPAALAVASPAFGWLALAVDVAVLLLCAVDFLRAPHARDVDARREVEPILSSGVDNTVRWELHSRTDRPVRGELRDEPPLDVESHGHRQPFTLEPGDTTRLTYRVHPPSRGDARFGDVNLRLMGPLGLCSRQVRLPAGQDVKVYPDLRALSREALTLARASEAVSARTLLRKSVEGREFESLREYRPGDDYRHIDWKSSARHGHTLVRTWQPERNQPVLLLLDCGRHMAGRVQGRRKLDHAVDAALRLARVSLDAGDVVGVLAFASDVRTFLPPRKGAEHLRLITESLYRAEAGLEESDYGRAFDFAFARQTRRALVVLFTDLVDPDASSALLTRTLALRPRHLPVVASLLDEDLEAAATDVPGDATSAYARQAASRMESEYRRTATTLRDAGALVVRAPARGFGAAALNVYLDVKARGRL; encoded by the coding sequence GTGAGCCTCGGGCGCCCCGTCCCCAGCGGCCTCGCCGTGGCGCTGTTCGCCGGAGCGCTGGTGCCCGCCGCGCTCGCGGTGGCGAGCCCCGCCTTCGGATGGCTGGCGCTCGCGGTGGACGTGGCCGTCCTGCTCCTGTGCGCGGTGGACTTCCTGCGCGCGCCGCATGCCCGTGACGTCGACGCACGCCGCGAGGTGGAGCCCATCCTCTCCTCCGGCGTGGACAACACCGTGCGCTGGGAGCTGCATTCGCGAACGGACAGGCCCGTGCGCGGTGAGCTGCGCGACGAGCCGCCCCTGGACGTGGAGAGCCACGGCCACCGTCAGCCCTTCACGCTGGAGCCGGGAGACACCACGCGGCTGACGTACCGCGTGCACCCTCCCTCCCGGGGCGATGCGCGCTTCGGCGACGTGAACCTGCGCCTGATGGGGCCCCTGGGTCTGTGCTCGCGGCAGGTGCGGCTGCCCGCGGGTCAGGACGTGAAGGTGTATCCGGACCTGCGCGCCCTCTCTCGCGAGGCGCTGACGCTGGCGCGCGCGTCGGAGGCCGTGTCCGCGCGCACGCTCCTTCGCAAGTCCGTGGAGGGCCGCGAGTTCGAATCGCTGCGCGAGTACCGCCCCGGCGATGACTACCGGCACATCGACTGGAAGTCCTCCGCGCGCCACGGCCACACGCTGGTGCGCACGTGGCAGCCGGAGCGCAACCAGCCGGTGCTGCTGCTGCTGGACTGCGGCCGTCACATGGCGGGCCGGGTGCAGGGGCGCCGGAAGTTGGATCACGCGGTGGACGCGGCGCTGCGGCTGGCGCGCGTGAGCCTGGACGCGGGCGACGTCGTGGGCGTGCTCGCGTTCGCCAGCGACGTGCGCACCTTCCTGCCCCCGCGCAAGGGCGCGGAGCACCTGCGCCTCATCACCGAGTCCCTCTACCGCGCGGAGGCCGGCCTGGAGGAGAGCGACTACGGCCGCGCGTTCGACTTCGCCTTCGCCCGCCAGACGCGCCGCGCGCTGGTGGTGCTCTTCACCGACCTGGTGGATCCAGACGCGTCCTCCGCGCTCCTCACGCGCACGCTGGCCCTGCGCCCCCGGCACCTGCCCGTCGTCGCGTCGCTGCTGGACGAGGACCTGGAGGCCGCCGCCACCGACGTGCCCGGCGACGCGACATCCGCCTACGCGCGGCAGGCCGCCTCCCGCATGGAGTCCGAGTACCGCCGCACCGCCACCACGCTGCGTGACGCGGGAGCGCTGGTGGTGCGCGCACCGGCACGCGGATTCGGCGCCGCTGCACTCAACGTGTACCTGGACGTGAAGGCGCGCGGGCGGCTCTGA
- a CDS encoding DUF72 domain-containing protein: MSAPRRPAQFDLFTGAVEEPAASSRRRTQPVGPAEPSDSLRMLGEQLPRGVYLGTSSWTFPGWNGLVYDHEASTTQLAREGLAAYAHHPVLRTVGIDRTFYAPVPATTFAEYAQQVPDGFRFLVKAHEACTLARFPVHERYGAHRGQVNERFLQAAYAVDHVVAPFLEGLGDKAGPLVFQFPPQDPAALGGAGRFVERLHAFFSALPRGPLYAVEVRNEELLTEGFAQALADTGVSPVLAVWAHMPPVARQAKLTRAFEARAVVVRWMLPPNLGYEEAYARYAPFNRLVDEDVGTRDVLARVCMAAVRRDRPVFVTINNKAEGSAPLSAVRLAERVVSHKEEGGQRGAVHAT, translated from the coding sequence ATGAGCGCACCGCGACGACCCGCGCAGTTCGACCTCTTCACCGGCGCGGTGGAGGAGCCAGCCGCGTCGTCGCGGCGCAGGACCCAGCCGGTGGGACCCGCCGAGCCGTCCGACAGCCTGCGCATGTTGGGCGAGCAGCTCCCGCGCGGTGTCTACCTGGGCACGTCGTCATGGACCTTCCCGGGTTGGAACGGGCTCGTCTACGACCATGAGGCCAGCACGACCCAGCTGGCGCGCGAGGGCCTGGCTGCCTACGCGCACCACCCGGTGCTGCGCACGGTCGGCATTGACCGGACGTTCTACGCACCGGTGCCAGCCACGACCTTCGCTGAGTACGCGCAGCAGGTGCCGGACGGCTTCCGCTTCCTGGTGAAGGCCCACGAGGCCTGCACGTTGGCGCGCTTCCCCGTGCACGAGCGCTACGGCGCGCACCGGGGGCAGGTGAACGAGCGCTTCCTCCAGGCGGCCTACGCCGTGGACCACGTGGTGGCGCCGTTCCTGGAAGGGCTGGGCGACAAGGCCGGACCGCTCGTCTTCCAGTTCCCACCCCAGGACCCCGCGGCGCTGGGTGGCGCGGGCCGCTTCGTGGAGCGGCTGCACGCGTTCTTCTCCGCGCTGCCCCGGGGGCCGCTGTACGCGGTGGAGGTTCGCAACGAGGAGCTGCTCACGGAGGGCTTCGCGCAGGCGCTCGCGGACACGGGCGTGAGCCCGGTGCTCGCGGTGTGGGCCCACATGCCGCCCGTCGCGCGGCAGGCGAAGCTCACGCGCGCGTTCGAGGCCCGCGCCGTGGTGGTGCGATGGATGCTGCCGCCGAACCTCGGCTACGAGGAGGCCTACGCCCGCTACGCGCCGTTCAACCGGCTGGTGGACGAGGACGTGGGCACCCGCGACGTGCTGGCCCGCGTGTGCATGGCGGCGGTGCGGCGCGACCGTCCCGTCTTCGTGACCATCAACAACAAGGCGGAAGGCAGCGCCCCCCTGTCCGCCGTCCGGCTCGCGGAACGCGTCGTGTCACACAAGGAGGAGGGCGGCCAGAGAGGCGCCGTTCACGCAACATGA
- a CDS encoding Fic family protein, with translation MKTPSPTEQLAPHREATRALDWALPTLRADLAAAARQPFRETGAQEDFLHRHDAPAHEAQGPARKERFERALDRVRRLADLGEPLTFARMVEVQSELLGAPTGFRTGDAFARGGAHRYAQAPGLEAAFRAKVEADAREERHPVAHATRLYLDLCFFHPFPDGNARAARLWLEYMLRRGRLPTPPLAPVVLWPKRPGDAVNYTRLARLLARTIAGPDAPCPNEVPE, from the coding sequence GTGAAAACCCCGTCCCCCACCGAGCAACTCGCGCCCCACCGGGAGGCCACGCGCGCCCTGGACTGGGCGCTGCCCACGCTCCGGGCGGACCTGGCGGCGGCGGCGCGACAGCCCTTCCGGGAGACAGGGGCCCAGGAGGACTTCCTGCACCGTCATGACGCACCGGCCCATGAAGCCCAGGGCCCTGCGCGGAAGGAGCGCTTCGAACGGGCCCTGGACCGGGTGCGGCGGCTCGCGGACCTGGGCGAGCCGCTGACCTTCGCCCGGATGGTGGAGGTCCAGTCGGAGCTCCTGGGCGCGCCCACGGGCTTCCGCACCGGGGACGCCTTCGCGCGGGGAGGCGCGCACCGCTATGCGCAAGCGCCCGGCCTGGAGGCGGCCTTCCGCGCCAAGGTGGAAGCGGACGCGAGGGAAGAGCGTCATCCAGTGGCGCATGCCACGCGATTGTACCTGGACCTGTGTTTCTTCCACCCCTTCCCGGACGGCAACGCCCGCGCGGCGCGGCTGTGGCTGGAATACATGCTGCGCCGGGGCCGGCTGCCCACGCCACCGTTGGCGCCCGTGGTGCTGTGGCCCAAGCGTCCGGGAGACGCGGTGAACTACACACGGCTGGCAAGGCTGCTGGCCCGGACCATCGCGGGGCCGGACGCCCCGTGCCCCAACGAGGTGCCCGAATGA
- a CDS encoding Smr/MutS family protein: MSRRKPLPPLPPEGPEPPPTPDELGAVEIPVDGNLDLHLFQPREVKELVTEYLWACRQKGVLDVRIIHGKGTGALRRTVQSLLPTLPEVEGFQTASEADGGWGATWVRLKPL; encoded by the coding sequence GTGTCACGCCGAAAGCCACTCCCGCCCCTGCCGCCGGAGGGTCCGGAGCCTCCGCCCACGCCAGATGAGCTGGGAGCAGTAGAAATTCCGGTCGATGGAAACCTCGACCTGCATCTCTTCCAGCCTCGCGAGGTGAAGGAACTCGTCACCGAGTACCTCTGGGCATGCCGCCAGAAGGGCGTGCTCGACGTGCGCATCATCCACGGCAAGGGCACGGGCGCGCTGAGGCGCACCGTGCAGTCCCTGCTGCCCACGTTGCCGGAAGTGGAAGGCTTCCAGACAGCCTCCGAAGCGGACGGAGGCTGGGGCGCGACGTGGGTGCGGCTCAAGCCCCTGTGA
- a CDS encoding SNF2-related protein: MEVEADAAAIAARAAEELVEAGLTPFHERLLAEELLARSGDTQQRLANALAEAKVDLNPHQVEAAMFALDALSRGGCMLADEVGLGKTIEAGLVIAQLMAEGKNRILILAPAVLRAQWNAELREKFDLDSVLVDGRDVKKHNNCFDQPFPVICSHPFAANRSALVSEIPWDLIIIDEAHRLRNAHRPNNKTGQALRASLAGRPKLLLTATPLQNDLMELFGLMSLLDEQILGPEHAFRSRYRADEGGGMTEAAACELKERLAPVVQRTLRRQVREYVRYTNRRSIVEDFLPSPEEHDLYEKVSEYLQRSEAAAIEPGKKTLLTLCYRKLLASSTFAIAPTLRRLSENLEKRLSAARLGQQALSLFEPEEAKQFVEEGEEWSDDPAKAPQVRTLEQEVWELRQYADLADSIRINAKGEALKRALDRTFAVMRTHSWPEKALIFTESKRTQQYLFRLLSEHGYKDKISLLSGDAGGTPEERRALVEEFRHKTQILICTEAGAEGLNLQFCNLVVNYDLPWNPQRVEQRIGRCHRYGQQRDVLVVNFLNRQNAADARLFELLEKKLNLFDGVFGASDEILGALESGVDFERRVLDIYQSCRDPKDINVAFDKLREELEGTINQRMTSMRSVVLERFDGDVRRRLRVAGDAAKEVVAKRQQEAKALTGSVLGSRTSGRLQVAKAAYAVRDRTQDTVSYLQLDAAGLPSRLARLAGGEGWWFVYKFETTGLKPEEKLVHLVLVKDRDGGFRALPLTDGVHFTKLDAKEEKRRQPAPVSVQLMQEQSLMTAKDELIRAAERRNALELDKAKERADRYVEDCLMESREVVESARQAWFDARKEVSGIEDVAERAKARAHSDRQERDYRRKLASLRNEEEKRYASKDRQMAELANKARVTEKRTLIASAYFWLS; the protein is encoded by the coding sequence CTGGAAGTGGAAGCAGACGCCGCGGCCATCGCGGCCCGCGCCGCGGAGGAGCTGGTGGAGGCGGGGCTGACGCCCTTCCACGAGCGGCTCCTCGCCGAGGAGTTGCTCGCGCGCAGCGGTGACACGCAGCAGCGGCTGGCGAACGCGCTGGCCGAAGCGAAGGTGGACCTCAACCCGCATCAGGTCGAAGCGGCGATGTTCGCGCTGGACGCGCTGTCGCGCGGCGGCTGCATGCTCGCGGACGAGGTGGGCCTGGGGAAGACCATCGAGGCGGGCCTCGTCATCGCCCAGCTCATGGCGGAGGGAAAGAACCGCATCCTCATCCTCGCCCCCGCCGTGCTGCGCGCGCAGTGGAACGCTGAATTGCGCGAGAAGTTCGACCTGGACAGCGTCCTCGTCGACGGCCGCGACGTGAAGAAGCACAACAACTGCTTCGATCAGCCATTCCCCGTCATCTGCTCGCACCCGTTCGCGGCGAACCGCTCCGCGCTCGTGTCGGAGATTCCGTGGGACCTGATCATCATCGATGAGGCCCACCGGCTCCGGAACGCGCACCGTCCCAACAACAAGACGGGCCAGGCGCTGCGCGCGTCGCTCGCGGGCCGCCCCAAGCTGCTGCTCACCGCCACCCCGCTCCAGAACGACCTGATGGAGCTGTTCGGCCTGATGTCGCTCCTGGACGAGCAGATCCTGGGCCCCGAGCACGCCTTCCGTAGCCGCTACCGCGCCGACGAGGGCGGCGGAATGACGGAGGCCGCCGCGTGCGAGCTCAAGGAGCGGCTGGCCCCGGTGGTGCAACGCACGCTGCGCCGTCAGGTGCGCGAGTACGTGCGCTACACCAACCGCCGCAGCATCGTGGAGGACTTCCTCCCCTCCCCCGAGGAGCACGACCTCTACGAGAAGGTCAGTGAGTACCTGCAGCGCTCGGAGGCCGCGGCCATCGAGCCGGGCAAGAAGACGCTCCTGACGCTGTGCTACCGCAAGCTCCTGGCCTCCTCCACGTTCGCCATCGCGCCCACGCTGCGGCGGCTTTCTGAGAACCTGGAGAAGCGCCTGTCGGCCGCGCGGCTGGGACAGCAGGCCCTGTCGCTCTTCGAGCCGGAAGAGGCCAAGCAGTTCGTGGAGGAAGGCGAGGAGTGGTCCGACGACCCCGCCAAGGCGCCCCAGGTCCGCACGCTGGAGCAGGAGGTCTGGGAGCTGCGTCAGTACGCGGACCTCGCGGACTCCATCCGCATCAACGCCAAGGGTGAGGCGCTCAAGCGCGCCCTGGACCGCACCTTCGCGGTGATGCGCACGCACTCCTGGCCGGAGAAGGCGCTCATCTTCACGGAGTCCAAGCGCACGCAGCAGTACCTCTTCAGGCTGCTGTCGGAGCACGGCTACAAGGACAAGATTTCGCTCCTGTCCGGCGACGCCGGCGGCACGCCCGAGGAGCGCCGGGCGCTGGTGGAGGAGTTCCGCCACAAGACGCAGATCCTCATCTGCACGGAGGCCGGTGCCGAAGGCCTCAACCTCCAGTTCTGCAACCTGGTGGTGAACTACGATTTGCCGTGGAACCCGCAGCGCGTGGAGCAGCGCATCGGCCGGTGCCACCGCTACGGCCAGCAGCGCGACGTGCTGGTGGTGAACTTCCTCAACCGGCAGAACGCGGCGGACGCGCGCCTGTTCGAGCTGCTGGAGAAGAAGCTCAACCTCTTCGACGGCGTGTTCGGCGCGTCCGACGAAATCCTGGGCGCACTGGAGAGCGGCGTCGACTTCGAGCGCCGCGTGCTGGACATCTACCAGTCCTGCCGCGACCCGAAGGACATCAACGTCGCCTTCGACAAGCTGCGCGAGGAGCTGGAGGGCACCATCAACCAGCGCATGACGTCGATGCGCTCGGTGGTGCTGGAGCGCTTCGACGGCGACGTGCGCCGCCGGCTGCGCGTGGCGGGAGACGCGGCCAAGGAGGTCGTGGCCAAGCGCCAGCAGGAGGCGAAGGCACTCACCGGCTCCGTGCTGGGCAGCCGCACCTCCGGACGGCTCCAGGTGGCCAAGGCCGCCTACGCGGTGCGCGACCGCACCCAGGACACCGTCAGCTACCTGCAGCTGGACGCCGCGGGGCTCCCCTCACGGCTGGCGCGGCTGGCCGGCGGAGAGGGCTGGTGGTTCGTCTACAAGTTCGAGACGACGGGCCTCAAGCCGGAGGAGAAGCTGGTCCACCTGGTGCTGGTGAAGGACCGGGACGGCGGCTTCCGCGCCTTGCCGCTGACGGACGGTGTCCACTTCACGAAGCTCGACGCCAAGGAAGAGAAGCGCCGGCAGCCCGCGCCGGTGTCGGTCCAGCTCATGCAAGAGCAGTCGCTCATGACCGCCAAGGATGAGCTGATTCGGGCAGCGGAGCGGCGCAACGCGTTGGAGCTGGACAAGGCCAAGGAGCGCGCGGACCGCTACGTCGAGGACTGCCTGATGGAGTCCCGCGAGGTGGTGGAGTCCGCCCGTCAGGCGTGGTTCGACGCGCGCAAGGAAGTCTCCGGCATCGAGGACGTCGCGGAGCGCGCGAAGGCCCGGGCGCACTCGGACCGGCAGGAGCGCGACTACCGCCGCAAGCTGGCGTCGCTGCGCAACGAGGAGGAGAAGCGCTACGCCTCCAAGGACCGGCAGATGGCGGAGCTGGCCAACAAGGCGCGCGTGACGGAGAAGCGCACCCTCATCGCCTCCGCGTACTTCTGGCTGTCCTGA
- a CDS encoding diacylglycerol/lipid kinase family protein: protein MKTFLVVNPRSANGQTGKRWVEISAQVGKVLGDFGYGFTSGGMDAARLARQAIDDGYECIVAVGGDGTLNEVTNGFFRDGQVINPRATLGLLPRGTGGDFRRTFGWDLELTSALERLRTETTEPFDVGRLEFTDNDGKPATRFFANIASLGVSAVVAREVNQGSKALGGNLSFMWGTVKGLIKYQEQQVRLTVDGGEPETVSVTAVAVANGRYFGSGMFVAPEAVTHDGLFDVTIWSNYGLSDFVLKSKGVYNGDHVTWKGTRRLRCRTIHAEPLTGDVFLDVDGETPGRLPCTMTLLPGAIRLKV from the coding sequence ATGAAGACGTTCCTCGTGGTCAACCCGCGCAGCGCCAACGGGCAGACGGGGAAGCGATGGGTGGAGATCTCCGCGCAGGTGGGCAAGGTGCTCGGTGACTTCGGGTACGGCTTCACCAGCGGCGGCATGGATGCGGCGCGTCTGGCGCGGCAGGCCATCGATGATGGCTATGAGTGCATCGTCGCGGTGGGCGGCGACGGCACCCTCAACGAGGTCACCAACGGCTTCTTCCGCGACGGGCAGGTCATCAACCCCCGGGCCACGCTGGGCCTGTTGCCCCGAGGCACGGGCGGCGACTTCCGCCGCACCTTCGGGTGGGACCTGGAGCTGACATCCGCGCTGGAGCGGCTGCGCACGGAGACGACCGAGCCCTTCGACGTGGGGCGGCTGGAGTTCACCGACAACGACGGCAAGCCGGCCACGCGCTTCTTCGCCAACATCGCCTCGCTCGGCGTGAGCGCGGTGGTGGCCCGCGAGGTGAACCAGGGCAGCAAGGCGCTGGGCGGCAACCTGAGCTTCATGTGGGGCACCGTGAAGGGCCTCATCAAGTACCAGGAGCAGCAGGTGCGCCTCACGGTGGACGGCGGTGAGCCGGAGACGGTGAGCGTCACCGCGGTGGCCGTGGCCAACGGCCGCTACTTCGGCAGCGGCATGTTCGTGGCGCCCGAAGCGGTGACGCACGACGGCCTCTTCGACGTCACCATCTGGTCCAACTACGGCCTGTCCGACTTCGTCCTCAAGTCCAAGGGCGTCTACAACGGCGACCACGTCACCTGGAAGGGCACGCGGCGGCTGCGCTGCCGCACGATCCACGCCGAGCCGCTGACGGGCGACGTGTTCCTGGACGTGGACGGCGAGACGCCGGGTCGGCTGCCCTGCACCATGACGCTGTTGCCGGGCGCCATCCGCCTCAAGGTGTAG
- a CDS encoding AAA family ATPase, with product MSDATPLSRLLDALGSAVVGQPRVLADLVTAFLARGHVLLEGVPGVAKTLTARSMAGALGLSFSRVQFTPDLMPADILGTNVFQPQEQTFRLMKGPVFTEVLVADEINRTPPKTQAALLEAMEERQVTIDGVTHALPPHFFVVATQNPLELEGTYPLPEAQLDRFLMRVRVGYPDGDAETSLLRAFHQREGRPPAVSRVLDAATLTELQDRAARVACDDSILQYVVQLVRDTRAHPRVRLGASPRAAQALLAASKAHAALRGTDFVTPDDVKDVTPSVLNHRLLLKAEAEVEGVTPDDVLRQMLERVRVPR from the coding sequence ATGTCCGACGCCACGCCCCTCTCCCGCCTCCTCGACGCGCTGGGCTCGGCCGTCGTGGGCCAGCCCCGCGTGCTGGCCGACCTGGTGACGGCCTTCCTCGCGCGCGGCCACGTGCTGCTGGAGGGCGTGCCCGGGGTCGCCAAGACGCTCACCGCGCGCAGCATGGCGGGGGCGCTGGGCCTGTCCTTCTCCCGCGTGCAGTTCACCCCGGACCTGATGCCCGCGGACATCCTGGGCACCAACGTCTTCCAGCCGCAGGAGCAGACCTTCCGCCTGATGAAGGGACCCGTCTTCACGGAGGTCCTGGTCGCGGATGAAATCAACCGCACGCCGCCCAAGACGCAGGCGGCGCTCCTCGAAGCCATGGAGGAGCGGCAGGTCACCATCGACGGCGTGACGCACGCGCTGCCGCCGCACTTCTTCGTCGTCGCCACGCAGAACCCGCTGGAGCTGGAGGGCACCTATCCCCTCCCCGAGGCGCAGCTGGACCGTTTCCTCATGCGCGTGCGCGTGGGCTATCCGGATGGCGACGCCGAAACCTCGCTCCTGCGCGCCTTCCACCAGCGCGAGGGCCGGCCACCCGCCGTGTCCCGAGTGCTGGACGCCGCCACGCTGACGGAGCTGCAGGACCGCGCCGCGCGCGTCGCGTGTGACGACTCCATCCTCCAGTACGTGGTGCAGCTCGTGCGCGACACCCGTGCACATCCCCGCGTGCGGCTGGGCGCGAGCCCCCGTGCCGCGCAGGCCCTGCTCGCGGCGTCCAAGGCGCACGCGGCGCTCCGGGGCACCGACTTCGTCACCCCGGACGACGTGAAGGACGTCACGCCCAGCGTCCTCAACCACCGCCTCCTGCTCAAGGCCGAGGCGGAGGTGGAGGGCGTCACCCCTGATGACGTGCTGAGGCAGATGCTCGAACGGGTGCGAGTGCCCCGGTGA
- a CDS encoding PAS and helix-turn-helix domain-containing protein — protein sequence MDWSLTASLLAERDTRPIVVMDRRGRIELANGAFTSLLGRPREELLGRRWTDVCTPREHGREVGQALRAIFTSAETRLETEVLTRDGERLSVELDVAAVGRPPLRLVAIITRSAPPLSIPERTVFPEPAREHGARRDLSYEISTELSSFGTLKAVWTSGEARQEEMVGRPCFGAFAHRDAPCLDCPLTMAAPTSWPHTIVRQASEHAEGYEVITATPTGAGTARVSVHTIGDETLSGLFEAKVRRMASAARLSEREGDVLRYLALGRSPTDISTVLGITERTVKFHQANLLRKLGAETRYDLLRLFF from the coding sequence ATGGACTGGTCGTTGACCGCATCGCTGCTCGCGGAGCGGGACACACGCCCCATCGTCGTGATGGACCGGCGCGGCCGCATCGAGCTGGCGAACGGCGCGTTCACGTCGCTCCTGGGCCGGCCCCGCGAGGAGTTGTTGGGGCGCCGCTGGACGGATGTCTGCACGCCACGCGAGCACGGACGCGAGGTGGGACAGGCGCTGCGGGCCATCTTCACCAGCGCGGAGACGCGGCTGGAGACAGAGGTGCTCACGCGCGACGGCGAGCGGCTGTCGGTGGAGCTGGACGTGGCCGCCGTGGGCCGCCCTCCCCTGCGGCTGGTGGCCATCATCACGCGCTCCGCCCCGCCCCTCTCCATCCCCGAGCGCACCGTCTTCCCGGAGCCGGCCCGGGAACACGGAGCACGTCGGGATCTGAGCTACGAAATCTCCACCGAGCTGTCGTCGTTCGGGACGCTCAAGGCGGTGTGGACGTCCGGAGAGGCGCGGCAGGAGGAGATGGTGGGCCGGCCGTGCTTCGGCGCCTTCGCCCACCGCGACGCGCCCTGCCTGGACTGTCCGCTGACGATGGCCGCGCCTACCTCCTGGCCGCACACCATCGTGCGGCAGGCTTCCGAGCATGCGGAGGGCTACGAGGTCATCACCGCCACGCCCACGGGCGCTGGCACCGCGCGTGTCAGCGTTCACACCATCGGTGATGAAACACTCAGCGGCCTCTTCGAGGCGAAGGTGCGGCGCATGGCCAGCGCCGCGCGGCTGTCCGAGCGGGAAGGCGATGTGTTGCGATATCTCGCGCTCGGCCGCTCGCCGACCGACATCTCGACCGTGTTAGGGATTACCGAGCGCACTGTGAAATTCCACCAGGCCAACCTGCTCCGCAAACTGGGCGCGGAGACGCGATACGACCTGCTCCGACTGTTCTTCTGA